A genome region from Carya illinoinensis cultivar Pawnee chromosome 2, C.illinoinensisPawnee_v1, whole genome shotgun sequence includes the following:
- the LOC122300685 gene encoding cryptochrome-1-like — MGGSIKTVVWFRRDLRIEDNPALAAAAKDGSIFPVYIWCPKEEGQFYPGRVSRWWLKQSLVHLKQSLKSLGAELMLIKTDSILASLLECIEAVGATKVVFSHLYDPVSLVRDNNIKEKLVELGISVQSYNGDLLYEPWEVHDENGQAFTTFEAYWNKCLHFQMQPVLLLPPWKLVPASGTVTKFSIGELGLEEESEKSSNALLGRVWFPGWSNAEKALTEFVELHLLDYSKNRLKVGGNSTSLLSPYLHYGELSVRKVFQYVRRKHVLWTKEGNSLGEDSVALFLKAIGLREYSRYLCFNFPFTHERSILSNLKFFPWHADQTYFKAWRQGRTGYPLVDAGMRELWATGWIHNRVRVIVSSFAVKVLLLPWKWGMKYFWDTLLDADLESDILGWQYVSGSLPDGHELKRLDSPEVQGSKFDPEGEYVRQWLPELARIPTEWIHHPWDAPFPVLKASGVEMGLNYPKPIIELDLARERLTEAIFKMWEIEAAATASNINCTNEVVVDNSEGTENLAISATALKTNAPRATVSSNDQKVPKIENSENHPLNRKRSQHMVEEKPQGDNLLKLKNGAETSRRDEDICSTAESSPVKKQTTSIDSFCVPQLCFSSECKSLPEHESSVLEQPLREQIDMEQSSRKDSN, encoded by the exons ATGGGGGGTAGCATCAAGACCGTTGTTTGGTTTAGGAGGGACCTCAGAATAGAGGACAATCCTGCCTTGGCTGCAGCTGCCAAGGATGGTTCTATTTTTCCTGTCTATATATGGTGCCCTAAAGAGGAAGGACAGTTTTATCCAGGTCGAGTTTCAAGGTGGTGGCTGAAGCAGTCTCTAGTCCACTTAAAACAGTCCCTGAAGTCCCTTGGGGCGGAGCTTATGCTGATAAAAACAGACAGTATTCTTGCCAGTCTCTTGGAGTGCATTGAAGCTGTCGGAGCAACAAAAGTAGTATTCAGCCATCTTTATG ATCCTGTGTCACTTGTTCGAGATAACAACATCAAAGAAAAACTGGTGGAGCTAGGCATTTCTGTGCAAAGCTATAATGGAGACTTGTTGTATGAGCCTTGGGAAGTGCACGATGAAAATGGACAAGCTTTTACAACCTTTGAGGCATACTGGAACAAGTGCTTGCACTTCCAAATGCAACCCGTTTTACTTCTTCCTCCATGGAAATTAGTACCAGCTTCAG GAActgttacaaaattttcaatagGGGAATTGGGTCTTGAAGAGGAATCAGAAAAATCTAGCAATGCCTTGCTAGGAAGAGTATGGTTTCCGGGATGGAGTAATGCTGAAAAGGCTCTAACTGAATTTGTTGAGCTTCATCTGCTCGACTATTCTAAGAATAGGCTAAAGGTTGGGGGAAACTCAACATCGCTTTTATCTCCATATCTTCATTATGGAGAACTAAGCGTACGGAAAGTTTTCCAATATGTGCGGAGGAAACATGTGTTGTGGACAAAAGAAGGGAACTCTTTGGGGGAAGATAGTGTGGCTCTTTTCCTCAAGGCCATCGGACTTAGAGAATACTCCCGTTATCTTTGTTTTAACTTTCCCTTCACTCATGAGAGATCAATACTGAGCAACTTAAAATTTTTCCCTTGGCATGCTGACCAAACCTATTTTAAGGCTTGGAGACAGGGTAGGACTGGCTACCCATTAGTTGATGCAGGAATGAGAGAACTTTGGGCAACTGGGTGGATACACAATCGAGTAAGAGTGATTGTTTCAAGTTTTGCAGTGAAAGTTCTACTTCTTCCATGGAAATGGGGGATGAAGTATTTCTGGGACACACTTTTGGATGCAGACTTAGAAAGTGATATCCTTGGTTGGCAGTATGTCTCAGGTAGCTTGCCAGATGGCCATGAACTTAAGCGACTAGACAGTCCAGAG GTTCAAGGCTCAAAATTTGATCCAGAGGGTGAATATGTGAGACAGTGGCTGCCCGAGCTAGCACGGATACCAACTGAGTGGATTCATCATCCTTGGGATGCACCCTTTCCTGTACTGAAAGCCTCAGGAGTCGAGATGGGATTGAACTACCCAAAACCAATAATTGAGTTAGATTTAGCTAGAGAACGTTTGACTGAAGCTATATTCAAGATGTGGGAAATAGAAGCAGCTGCTACGGCCTCCAACATTAATTGCACAAATGAAGTTGTCGTTGATAATTCTGAGGGTACTGAAAATTTGGCCATCTCAGCAACTGCCTTGAAGACAAATGCTCCACGTGCTACCGTTTCATCCAACGACCAGAAGGTGCCAAAAATTGAGAATTCCGAGAATCATCCACTAAACAGGAAGAGATCACAGCATATGGTAGAGGAAAAGCCACAAGGAGATAATTTACTTAAGCTTAAAAATGGAGCTGAGACCTCAAGAAGAGATGAGGATATATGCTCTACAGCTGAATCTTCACCGGTTAAGAAGCAGACCACAAGCATAGACTCGTTTTGTGTTCCTCAGTTGTGTTTTTCGTCAGAATGCAAGTCTTTACCAGAGCACGAATCTTCTGTCTTGGAGCAGCCGTTGCGAGAACAGATTGACATGGAACAGAGTTCAAGAAAAGATAGCAACTAA
- the LOC122300684 gene encoding actin-depolymerizing factor-like isoform X2: MGVAEQSMTTYLELQRKKVHRYVIFKIDEKKKEVVVEKTGGPAESYDDFTASLPENDCRYAVYDYDFVTSENCQKSKIFFIAWSPAVSRIRAKMLYATSKDRFRRGLEGIHYEIQATDPTEMDLEVLKDRAN; the protein is encoded by the exons ATGGGTGTTGCTGAGCAAAGCATGACCACGTACCTTGAACTGCAGAGGAAGAAGGTGCACCGCTATGTAATTTTCAAGATtgatgagaagaaaaaagaggttGTGGTTGAAAAAACTGGAGGCCCAGCTGAAAGCTACGATGACTTCACTGCTTCTTTGCCAGAGAATGATTGCCGATATGCAGTTTATGACTATGACTTTGTGACTTCTGAGAACTGCCAGAAGagcaagatattttttattgcaTG GTCTCCTGCTGTATCTAGAATCCGTGCTAAGATGCTCTATGCAACATCAAAGGACAGGTTCAGAAGGGGGCTGGAGGGCATCCATTATGAGATTCAGGCAACTGACCCAACTGAAATGGATCTTGAAGTCCTCAAAGACCGTGCAAACTGA
- the LOC122300684 gene encoding actin-depolymerizing factor-like isoform X1, whose protein sequence is MSYRGRGTNASSGMGVAEQSMTTYLELQRKKVHRYVIFKIDEKKKEVVVEKTGGPAESYDDFTASLPENDCRYAVYDYDFVTSENCQKSKIFFIAWSPAVSRIRAKMLYATSKDRFRRGLEGIHYEIQATDPTEMDLEVLKDRAN, encoded by the exons ATGTCTTACCGGGGGAGGGGG ACAAATGCTTCCTCTGGCATGGGTGTTGCTGAGCAAAGCATGACCACGTACCTTGAACTGCAGAGGAAGAAGGTGCACCGCTATGTAATTTTCAAGATtgatgagaagaaaaaagaggttGTGGTTGAAAAAACTGGAGGCCCAGCTGAAAGCTACGATGACTTCACTGCTTCTTTGCCAGAGAATGATTGCCGATATGCAGTTTATGACTATGACTTTGTGACTTCTGAGAACTGCCAGAAGagcaagatattttttattgcaTG GTCTCCTGCTGTATCTAGAATCCGTGCTAAGATGCTCTATGCAACATCAAAGGACAGGTTCAGAAGGGGGCTGGAGGGCATCCATTATGAGATTCAGGCAACTGACCCAACTGAAATGGATCTTGAAGTCCTCAAAGACCGTGCAAACTGA